Proteins found in one Chlamydia pneumoniae TW-183 genomic segment:
- a CDS encoding DUF1494 domain-containing protein codes for MCNSIAMKKQKRGFVLMELLMSFTLIALLLGTLGFWYRKIYTVQKQKERIYNFYIEESRAYKQLRTLFSMSLSSSYEEPGSLFSLIFDRGVYRDPKLAGAVRASLHHDTKDQRLELRICNIKDQSYFETQRLLSHVTHVVLSFQRNPDPEKLPETIALTITREPKAYPPRTLTYQFAVGK; via the coding sequence ATGTGTAACTCTATAGCTATGAAAAAGCAAAAGCGTGGCTTTGTGCTTATGGAATTACTCATGTCGTTCACTCTAATTGCTTTGTTATTAGGGACTTTAGGATTTTGGTATCGGAAAATTTATACTGTACAAAAGCAAAAAGAACGTATTTATAACTTTTATATCGAAGAAAGCCGAGCCTACAAGCAGCTCAGAACCCTGTTTAGCATGTCCTTGTCTTCATCTTACGAGGAGCCTGGATCATTATTTTCTTTAATCTTTGATCGGGGTGTTTATCGAGATCCTAAGCTGGCAGGTGCGGTACGAGCTTCTCTCCATCATGACACCAAGGATCAGAGATTGGAACTTCGTATTTGTAATATTAAGGATCAGTCTTACTTTGAAACACAGCGACTGCTCTCCCACGTGACCCATGTTGTACTTTCCTTCCAGAGAAATCCTGATCCTGAAAAACTTCCTGAAACAATTGCTTTAACTATAACACGGGAACCTAAAGCATATCCTCCAAGGACGTTAACATACCAATTTGCGGTTGGGAAATAA
- a CDS encoding EscT/YscT/HrcT family type III secretion system export apparatus protein, with translation MGISLPELFSNLGSAYLDYIFQHPPAYVWSVFLLLLARLLPIFAVAPFLGAKLFPSPIKIGISLSWLAIIFPKVLADTQITNYMDNNLFYVLLVKEMIIGIVIGFVLAFPFYAAQSAGSFITNQQGIQGLEGATSLISIEQTSPHGILYHYFVTIIFWLVGGHRIVISLLLQTLEVIPIHSFFPAEMMSLSAPIWITMIKMCQLCLVMTIQLSAPAALAMLMSDLFLGIINRMAPQVQVIYLLSALKAFMGLLFLTLAWWFIIKQIDYFTLAWFKEVPIMLLGSNPQVL, from the coding sequence ATGGGAATCTCTCTACCAGAGCTTTTTTCCAACCTAGGTTCTGCTTACTTAGATTATATCTTTCAACATCCTCCGGCCTATGTTTGGTCAGTTTTTCTTCTTTTATTAGCCCGTCTGCTTCCTATTTTTGCTGTAGCTCCCTTCTTAGGAGCAAAGCTCTTTCCCTCCCCTATTAAAATCGGGATTAGTCTCTCTTGGCTTGCAATCATCTTTCCAAAAGTCTTGGCGGATACGCAGATCACAAATTACATGGATAACAATCTCTTTTATGTTTTACTTGTGAAGGAGATGATCATAGGCATTGTGATAGGCTTTGTTTTAGCATTTCCCTTTTATGCTGCACAATCGGCAGGATCTTTCATCACTAACCAACAAGGGATTCAGGGTTTAGAGGGCGCGACATCCCTGATTTCCATTGAGCAGACCTCTCCGCATGGCATTTTATACCATTACTTCGTGACTATTATTTTTTGGTTAGTGGGTGGTCACCGTATTGTAATCTCTTTGTTATTGCAAACTCTTGAAGTCATTCCGATCCATAGTTTCTTTCCTGCCGAGATGATGAGCTTAAGTGCCCCGATTTGGATTACTATGATCAAGATGTGCCAGCTCTGTCTCGTGATGACCATACAGCTGAGTGCTCCTGCAGCTTTGGCGATGTTAATGTCCGACCTATTCTTAGGGATTATTAACCGTATGGCACCTCAAGTTCAGGTCATCTACCTCCTCTCTGCCCTTAAGGCTTTCATGGGTCTTCTCTTTCTCACCCTGGCGTGGTGGTTCATAATTAAGCAGATAGATTATTTCACTCTTGCTTGGTTCAAAGAAGTCCCCATTATGCTCCTAGGTTCCAACCCTCAAGTACTCTAA
- the sctS gene encoding type III secretion system export apparatus subunit SctS, producing the protein MLAFFATSFKSVLFEYSYQSLLLILIVSAPPIILASIVGIMVAIFQAATQIQEQTFAFAVKLVVIFGTLMISGGWLSNMILRFAGQIFQNFYKWK; encoded by the coding sequence GTGTTAGCATTTTTCGCAACTAGTTTCAAATCTGTTCTTTTTGAGTACTCCTACCAATCATTATTACTTATTTTGATTGTTTCGGCACCTCCCATCATCTTAGCTTCCATAGTCGGGATTATGGTTGCGATCTTCCAAGCCGCAACACAAATCCAAGAACAGACCTTCGCTTTTGCAGTCAAACTAGTCGTGATTTTTGGAACCTTAATGATCTCTGGAGGGTGGCTTAGCAATATGATTTTACGCTTTGCAGGTCAGATTTTCCAAAACTTCTATAAATGGAAATAA
- a CDS encoding HrpE/YscL family type III secretion apparatus protein produces MKFFSLIFKDDDVSPNKKVLSPEAFSAFLDAKELLEKTKADSEAYVAETEQKCAQIRQEAKDQGFKEGSESWSKQIAFLEEETKNLRIRVREALVPLAIASVRKIIGKELELHPETIVSIISQALKELTQNKHIIISVNPKDLPLVEKSRPELKNIVEYADSLILTAKPDVTPGGCIIETEAGIINAQLDVQLDALEKAFSTILKAKNPVDEPSETSSSTDSSSLSNDQDKKE; encoded by the coding sequence ATGAAGTTTTTTAGCTTAATTTTTAAAGATGATGATGTCTCCCCAAATAAGAAGGTTTTATCTCCTGAAGCTTTCTCTGCTTTCCTTGATGCCAAAGAGCTGTTAGAAAAAACAAAAGCCGATAGCGAAGCCTATGTTGCAGAGACAGAACAAAAGTGTGCACAAATTCGTCAAGAAGCTAAAGATCAAGGATTTAAAGAGGGATCTGAATCCTGGAGCAAGCAAATTGCTTTCTTAGAAGAAGAAACTAAAAATCTACGCATAAGAGTACGCGAGGCCTTGGTTCCTCTGGCAATTGCGAGTGTGAGGAAAATCATTGGGAAGGAACTCGAATTACATCCTGAAACTATTGTCTCTATTATTTCTCAAGCATTGAAAGAGCTCACACAAAATAAACATATCATTATCTCTGTCAATCCCAAAGATTTACCTCTTGTTGAGAAAAGTCGTCCTGAACTCAAGAACATCGTGGAGTATGCTGACTCCTTAATTCTTACAGCAAAACCTGATGTTACTCCTGGGGGTTGCATTATCGAGACTGAAGCAGGGATCATCAATGCGCAGCTTGATGTACAATTAGATGCCTTAGAAAAAGCTTTCTCGACTATACTAAAAGCGAAGAACCCTGTAGACGAGCCATCTGAGACTTCATCATCCACGGATTCTTCTTCTTTATCTAATGATCAGGATAAGAAAGAATAA
- the sctJ gene encoding type III secretion system inner membrane ring lipoprotein SctJ, producing the protein MVRRSISFCLFFLMTLLCCTSCNSRSLIVHGLPGREANEIVVLLVSKGVAAQKLPQAAAATAGAATEQMWDIAVPSAQITEALAILNQAGLPRMKGTSLLDLFAKQGLVPSELQEKIRYQEGLSEQMASTIRKMDGVVDASVQISFTTENEDNLPLTASVYIKHRGVLDNPNSIMVSKIKRLIASAVPGLVPENVSVVSDRAAYSDITINGPWGLTEEIDYVSVWGIILAKSSLTKFRLIFYVLILILFVISCGLLWVIWKTHTLIMTMGGTKGFFNPTPYTKNALEAKKAEGAAADKEKKEDADSQGESKNAETSDKDSSDKDAPEGSNEIEGA; encoded by the coding sequence ATGGTTCGTCGATCTATTTCTTTTTGCTTGTTCTTTCTAATGACATTGCTGTGCTGTACAAGCTGTAACAGCAGGTCTCTAATTGTGCACGGTCTTCCTGGCAGAGAAGCGAATGAGATTGTGGTGCTTTTGGTAAGCAAAGGGGTGGCTGCACAAAAATTGCCTCAAGCTGCAGCGGCTACAGCCGGAGCAGCTACTGAGCAAATGTGGGATATCGCGGTTCCGTCAGCACAAATCACAGAGGCCCTTGCCATTCTAAATCAAGCGGGTCTTCCACGTATGAAAGGGACAAGCCTGTTAGATCTTTTTGCAAAACAAGGTCTTGTTCCTTCCGAGCTTCAGGAAAAAATCCGTTATCAAGAAGGCTTATCAGAACAGATGGCCTCTACGATTAGAAAAATGGATGGCGTTGTCGATGCCTCAGTACAGATTTCCTTCACTACAGAAAATGAAGATAATCTTCCTTTAACAGCCTCTGTGTATATTAAGCATCGAGGGGTTTTGGACAATCCGAACAGCATTATGGTTTCCAAAATTAAGCGCCTTATTGCAAGTGCTGTTCCAGGACTTGTGCCAGAGAACGTCTCTGTAGTGAGCGATCGCGCAGCTTATAGTGATATTACAATTAATGGTCCTTGGGGATTAACAGAAGAAATCGATTATGTTTCTGTTTGGGGTATTATTCTTGCGAAGTCTTCGCTCACCAAATTCCGTCTCATTTTTTATGTCTTGATTCTCATTTTATTTGTTATTTCTTGTGGTCTCCTTTGGGTCATTTGGAAAACTCATACTCTCATTATGACTATGGGAGGTACAAAAGGGTTCTTCAACCCTACACCATATACAAAGAATGCCTTGGAAGCCAAGAAAGCCGAGGGAGCAGCTGCTGACAAAGAGAAAAAAGAAGATGCAGATTCACAGGGGGAAAGCAAAAATGCGGAAACCAGTGATAAAGACTCTAGTGATAAAGATGCTCCAGAAGGAAGCAATGAAATTGAGGGTGCTTAG
- the lipA gene encoding lipoyl synthase, which yields MKCRPTLNTDQPRVRKKLPERFPKWLQRPLPQGSAFHATDATIKRSGMPTVCEEALCPNRAECWSRKTATYLALGDVCTRSCGFCNIGHSKTPPALDPTEPERIALSAKELGLKHVVITMVARDDLEDGGAQGLVDIIQKLREELPQATTEVLASDFQGNVSALHTLLDSGITIYNHNVETVARLSPLVRHKATYARSMFMLEQAANYLPDLKIKSGIMVGLGEMEGEVKQTLQDLASIGVRIVTIGQYLRPSRKHLQVKSYVTPETFDYYRRVGEAMGLFVYAGPFVRSSFNADMILASVQDKASA from the coding sequence ATGAAATGTAGACCAACTTTAAATACAGACCAACCTAGAGTGCGGAAAAAGCTTCCCGAGCGTTTCCCCAAGTGGTTACAGAGGCCCTTACCACAAGGTTCTGCATTTCATGCTACGGACGCTACAATAAAACGCTCAGGAATGCCAACGGTATGCGAAGAAGCTCTCTGCCCCAATCGAGCAGAATGTTGGTCTCGTAAAACTGCCACCTACCTTGCTCTCGGCGATGTCTGTACAAGAAGTTGCGGTTTTTGCAATATTGGGCATTCTAAAACCCCACCCGCGCTAGATCCTACAGAACCCGAGCGCATTGCTTTGTCAGCGAAAGAACTGGGGTTGAAGCATGTGGTAATCACCATGGTGGCTCGCGATGACCTTGAGGATGGTGGTGCACAAGGTTTAGTCGATATCATTCAAAAGTTACGTGAAGAACTCCCTCAAGCGACTACAGAAGTTTTAGCTTCTGATTTCCAAGGGAATGTTTCTGCTCTCCACACCCTGTTAGATTCTGGCATTACTATTTATAATCATAATGTCGAAACTGTAGCGAGGCTCTCGCCTCTAGTACGGCACAAAGCAACCTATGCCCGATCTATGTTCATGTTAGAACAAGCTGCCAACTACCTCCCCGATCTTAAAATCAAATCCGGGATCATGGTAGGATTAGGTGAGATGGAAGGAGAAGTCAAACAAACTCTCCAAGATCTGGCTTCCATAGGAGTTCGTATTGTCACTATAGGTCAATACTTACGTCCTTCTCGTAAGCATCTCCAAGTCAAAAGTTATGTGACTCCCGAGACTTTTGATTACTATCGTCGAGTCGGAGAAGCTATGGGTCTTTTTGTTTACGCAGGACCTTTTGTACGCTCGAGTTTTAATGCCGATATGATCCTAGCTTCTGTACAAGACAAAGCGTCAGCTTAA
- the lpdA gene encoding dihydrolipoyl dehydrogenase, translating into MTQEFDCVVIGAGPSGYVAAITAAQSKLRTALIEEDQAGGTCLNRGCIPSKALIAGANVVSHITHAEQFGIHVDGYTIDYPAMAKRKNTVVQGIRQGLEGLIRSNKITVLKGTGSLVSSTEVKVIGQDTTIIKANHIILATGSEPRPFPGVPFSSRILSSTGILELEVLPKKLAIIGGGVIGCEFASLFHTLGVEITVIEALDHILAVNNKEVSQTVTNKFTKQGIRILTKASISAIEESQNQVRITVNDQVEEFDYVLVAIGRQFNTASIGLDNAGVIRDDRGVIPVDETMRTNVPNIYAIGDITGKWLLAHVASHQGVIAAKNISGHHEVMDYSAIPSVIFTHPEIAMVGLSLQEAEQQNLPAKLTKFPFKAIGKAVALGASDGFAAIVSHEITQQILGAYVIGPHASSLIGEMTLAIRNELTLPCIYETVHAHPTLSEVWAEGALLATNHPLHFPPKS; encoded by the coding sequence ATGACCCAAGAATTTGATTGTGTTGTTATTGGTGCGGGACCTAGTGGCTATGTTGCCGCAATCACTGCTGCGCAATCAAAATTACGGACCGCTCTTATTGAAGAAGACCAGGCTGGGGGGACCTGCTTAAACCGCGGATGCATCCCTTCAAAAGCCCTCATTGCTGGAGCCAATGTTGTATCTCACATTACGCATGCGGAGCAGTTCGGCATCCATGTTGATGGTTATACAATCGATTACCCTGCGATGGCAAAAAGAAAAAATACAGTCGTCCAGGGGATCCGTCAAGGATTAGAAGGATTGATCCGCAGCAACAAGATTACTGTCTTAAAAGGAACCGGATCTCTAGTATCTTCTACAGAAGTTAAAGTTATTGGCCAAGACACGACTATAATCAAAGCCAATCATATTATCCTAGCTACAGGATCCGAGCCTCGTCCTTTCCCAGGGGTTCCCTTCTCCTCTAGAATTTTGAGTTCCACAGGGATCTTAGAACTTGAAGTCCTCCCTAAAAAGCTCGCTATTATTGGTGGCGGCGTTATTGGCTGTGAATTTGCGTCTCTATTTCACACTTTAGGCGTTGAGATTACCGTTATAGAAGCTTTGGATCATATTCTTGCGGTTAACAATAAAGAAGTTTCTCAAACCGTAACGAATAAATTTACGAAACAAGGAATTCGAATTCTTACCAAAGCCTCGATCTCTGCAATCGAAGAATCCCAAAACCAAGTTCGCATTACTGTGAACGATCAAGTGGAAGAGTTTGATTATGTCTTGGTGGCTATTGGTCGCCAATTTAATACAGCAAGTATAGGGCTAGATAATGCTGGAGTGATCCGGGACGATCGTGGCGTGATTCCTGTTGACGAAACCATGCGCACTAATGTTCCAAATATCTATGCGATTGGAGACATCACTGGAAAGTGGCTACTTGCTCATGTGGCTTCGCACCAAGGCGTTATTGCCGCGAAAAATATTTCGGGACATCACGAAGTTATGGATTATTCTGCCATACCTTCTGTGATCTTTACCCACCCAGAAATTGCTATGGTAGGTCTATCTCTACAAGAAGCAGAACAACAAAATCTTCCTGCAAAGCTCACCAAATTTCCTTTTAAAGCGATTGGAAAAGCTGTTGCTTTGGGAGCATCTGATGGTTTTGCTGCTATTGTGAGTCATGAAATTACCCAGCAAATACTCGGAGCTTATGTCATAGGACCTCACGCCTCATCATTAATTGGAGAGATGACCTTAGCGATCCGCAATGAGCTGACCCTACCTTGCATATATGAAACCGTGCATGCTCATCCCACACTCTCTGAAGTTTGGGCTGAAGGTGCTTTACTTGCTACAAATCACCCTTTACACTTCCCTCCTAAGTCATGA
- a CDS encoding DEAD/DEAH box helicase has product MVLEALAIFRQDAMQHLLKHRKEIVVDFCEDSYTIRIPDEEAPEGYWLSTLKLQDIDRLTFASCSCPDGECCLHLMTAYFAVYDALGLHPLHDKFRHSFWYAVFSHFFLDSIPLQAQGEMVYTLESPHITLTIECLSEEVFQDWLRTIHASEEPTVFTNKTFLKSALYRTAKKFFFLNEEGAELTIGENSQGFPSHFSLQWQGLVFKAEILDFPTLEDIFPKLELAHTSLENVSHDISITNVTVCAEEAKVNFTLSPVIHKKDRENHPKTRIGSVEYVAKTHEMITGPKAIALPIYAIPLLADKFKDQLLSLLCYDSLEYRLRYDIRLLRDASFSFSAYLVTPGDLDNGSLIYPNYCYSPTKGLMQVVGMLSPKQAFIVKSEQVEDFLNERGHLIQEPGFQTFINERPEGHLTYNVTEQGVLLFHYDVGDPSSTEIRFGTWTYYTNQGFFLEKKNDLPIQDGLIVEPQDIPAFIVKNDAALRRLPNFFSSPPNLKDLLIEVHRQSRGKGLDLKPILVGLGESRCWLFGVFLYREDIGFSLIPTPLQGLCFLPRVIPPENVPQFLTQYAQHERILFPNPQTRPPESYELVIQSIHRPHPASPLHLQLELKTNLGSVPIGIALQGLKSKHTFLFTQAGFLDLKQNLFQFLKQFLSTQKCVIAENTVIANITDVFKLDALAPLSVTDDTIANPEDLQFFSQLKAACLPPIPQNLFSSDHQLRPYQNSGLLWMWFLYNHRLSGLLCDEMGLGKTHQATALLDIVFQSSQPSARPKFLIVCPTSVLPHWEHILSNHLPGVSIFSFHGPNKPSELPPADILLTSYGTLRQNYDKFYKIAFTIVVFDEIHMAKNKSSQIHKILCRIDAQMKLGLTGTPIENNLLEFKGLLDIILPNYLPSDALFKKLFTKRCSSEELEEIIPSQDLLLKLTRPFILRRTKKLVLPELPDKVESIIACSLSPDQEKLYMATLQREKSHIQKLETPEEPATNFLHIFALLNHLKQICDHPAVFFKDPDQYKNYESGKWNAFVKLLKESLNAGYKVVVFSQYIHMIRIITLYLEEIGIKYASIQGKSLNRKEEIETFTTDPNCQVFVGSLLAAGTGINLTAGNVVIMYDRWWNPAKENQALDRVHRIGQKNTVFIYKLITEDTLEERIHYLIEKKIRLLDKVIASQDSNILHMLNREDLLTILSYKDEHGTSDSEESPVDAPVEDDTGVLPPEDS; this is encoded by the coding sequence ATGGTTTTAGAAGCATTAGCCATCTTTCGACAGGATGCGATGCAACATCTCCTTAAACATCGCAAGGAGATCGTTGTAGACTTTTGTGAGGATAGTTACACCATACGCATTCCTGATGAAGAAGCTCCAGAGGGCTATTGGTTAAGCACTTTAAAACTTCAAGATATTGATAGGCTAACTTTTGCTTCTTGCAGTTGTCCTGACGGTGAGTGTTGTCTCCACCTTATGACTGCATATTTTGCTGTCTATGACGCTTTAGGATTGCACCCTTTACACGATAAATTCCGTCATTCCTTTTGGTATGCCGTCTTCTCTCACTTTTTCCTCGACTCGATTCCATTACAAGCTCAAGGAGAGATGGTTTATACACTAGAATCCCCACATATCACGTTAACAATAGAGTGTCTGTCCGAGGAAGTATTCCAAGATTGGCTCCGCACCATTCATGCTTCTGAAGAACCTACAGTATTTACAAATAAGACTTTCTTGAAGTCCGCTCTCTATCGCACTGCTAAAAAATTCTTTTTCTTAAATGAAGAAGGGGCTGAGCTTACGATAGGAGAAAATTCTCAAGGCTTTCCTTCTCATTTTTCTCTTCAATGGCAAGGCCTGGTCTTTAAAGCGGAAATCTTGGATTTTCCTACATTAGAAGACATATTTCCTAAGTTGGAACTCGCGCATACATCTTTAGAGAATGTATCTCACGACATCAGTATTACAAATGTTACGGTCTGCGCAGAAGAAGCTAAGGTAAATTTCACATTAAGTCCTGTTATCCATAAAAAAGACAGAGAGAATCATCCTAAGACTAGAATAGGTTCTGTAGAATACGTTGCAAAAACGCATGAAATGATCACAGGCCCTAAAGCCATAGCCCTTCCCATCTATGCGATTCCTTTGCTCGCTGATAAATTCAAAGATCAGCTGCTTTCTTTGCTCTGCTATGATTCTCTAGAATATCGACTACGCTATGATATCCGTCTACTACGTGACGCTTCCTTCTCATTTTCTGCTTACCTCGTCACTCCTGGGGATTTAGACAATGGCAGTCTCATTTACCCAAACTATTGCTATAGTCCTACGAAAGGTCTGATGCAAGTCGTGGGGATGCTATCTCCAAAACAAGCGTTTATAGTTAAATCCGAACAGGTTGAAGACTTTCTCAATGAGAGGGGGCATCTAATTCAAGAGCCCGGTTTCCAAACATTTATAAACGAACGTCCCGAAGGTCATCTTACTTATAATGTCACAGAACAAGGTGTTTTATTATTCCACTATGATGTCGGAGATCCCTCTTCTACAGAAATACGTTTCGGGACATGGACCTACTATACAAATCAAGGTTTCTTTCTAGAGAAGAAAAACGATTTGCCGATTCAAGATGGGCTCATTGTAGAACCTCAAGACATCCCTGCTTTCATTGTAAAGAACGATGCGGCACTACGACGTCTCCCCAATTTCTTTTCCTCTCCCCCTAATTTAAAAGACCTTCTTATTGAAGTTCACAGGCAATCTCGTGGAAAAGGACTTGACCTCAAGCCTATTCTTGTTGGTTTAGGGGAAAGCCGTTGTTGGCTATTTGGTGTATTTCTATATCGCGAAGATATAGGATTCTCTTTGATTCCCACTCCCCTACAAGGGTTATGCTTTCTACCTAGAGTCATTCCTCCTGAAAATGTCCCACAGTTTCTTACACAGTATGCGCAGCATGAGCGTATTTTATTTCCAAATCCGCAGACACGCCCTCCAGAAAGTTATGAATTGGTGATCCAGTCGATTCATAGGCCTCATCCTGCCTCTCCTCTCCATTTGCAATTGGAGCTGAAGACAAACCTCGGATCTGTCCCCATAGGAATCGCTTTACAAGGATTGAAAAGTAAACATACTTTTCTATTTACACAGGCTGGCTTTTTAGATTTGAAACAAAACCTGTTTCAATTTTTAAAACAGTTCCTATCTACGCAGAAATGTGTGATCGCTGAGAACACTGTCATAGCGAATATTACTGACGTCTTTAAATTAGATGCTCTAGCTCCACTATCAGTAACTGATGATACTATAGCCAATCCCGAAGACTTGCAATTTTTCTCACAGTTAAAAGCAGCGTGTTTACCTCCGATTCCACAAAATCTCTTTTCTTCAGACCACCAGCTCCGCCCGTATCAAAACAGCGGGTTACTTTGGATGTGGTTCTTATACAATCACAGACTCTCAGGGCTTCTCTGTGATGAAATGGGATTAGGAAAGACTCACCAAGCTACAGCCTTACTAGATATTGTATTTCAGTCTTCACAGCCCTCAGCGCGCCCGAAATTCTTAATTGTATGTCCAACAAGTGTGTTACCACACTGGGAGCATATTTTAAGTAATCATCTTCCTGGCGTGAGTATTTTTTCTTTCCATGGGCCAAACAAACCGAGTGAGCTACCTCCTGCTGATATCTTGTTAACTTCTTATGGAACGCTACGACAAAACTACGATAAGTTTTACAAAATAGCATTCACAATTGTCGTTTTCGATGAGATCCACATGGCTAAAAACAAGAGTAGCCAAATTCACAAAATCCTCTGTCGGATAGACGCTCAGATGAAGCTGGGACTTACGGGAACTCCCATAGAGAACAATCTCTTAGAGTTTAAAGGGCTTTTAGACATTATCTTACCCAATTATCTTCCCTCTGACGCTCTATTCAAAAAGTTGTTTACCAAACGATGTTCTTCTGAAGAATTGGAAGAGATTATCCCCTCCCAGGATCTTTTATTAAAGTTGACTCGTCCTTTTATCTTGCGACGGACAAAAAAACTGGTACTTCCCGAGCTTCCTGATAAGGTCGAATCTATCATTGCTTGTTCGTTGTCTCCGGATCAGGAGAAGTTATATATGGCGACCTTGCAAAGAGAGAAAAGTCATATTCAAAAGCTTGAAACTCCCGAAGAACCTGCTACGAATTTCTTACACATTTTTGCTCTCTTAAATCATCTCAAGCAGATTTGTGATCACCCTGCAGTATTTTTCAAAGACCCGGATCAATATAAAAATTACGAATCTGGAAAGTGGAATGCTTTCGTTAAGCTACTTAAGGAATCTTTAAACGCTGGATACAAAGTTGTTGTATTCTCGCAATATATCCACATGATTCGGATCATTACTCTCTATCTTGAGGAAATTGGGATCAAGTATGCTTCGATTCAAGGAAAATCTCTGAATCGGAAGGAAGAAATTGAAACATTTACTACAGATCCTAATTGTCAGGTGTTTGTTGGGTCGTTACTTGCGGCAGGAACAGGAATTAACCTGACTGCAGGCAATGTGGTGATTATGTATGACCGTTGGTGGAATCCTGCCAAGGAAAACCAAGCTCTAGACCGTGTGCATCGGATTGGTCAGAAAAATACAGTCTTTATCTATAAGCTGATTACTGAAGATACACTTGAAGAGCGCATCCATTATTTAATTGAGAAGAAAATTCGCTTATTGGATAAGGTCATTGCCTCTCAAGATTCTAATATCCTACACATGTTGAATCGGGAAGATCTCCTCACTATACTATCCTACAAAGACGAACATGGAACTTCAGACAGTGAAGAGTCCCCTGTAGATGCACCCGTAGAAGATGATACAGGTGTGCTTCCCCCTGAGGATTCCTAA
- the brnQ gene encoding branched-chain amino acid transport system II carrier protein, whose translation MKKNASHKTNDKKSLSIWSIGGSIFAMFFGAGNIVFPLALGYHYNAHPWSAYFGMMLTAVCVPLLGLVSMLFYSGDYQKFFFSIGRIPGMIFITAIILLIGPFGGIPRAIAVSHATLISLSEHKSAFIPSLPIFSAICCVLIYIFSCKLSRLIQWLGSVFFPIMLVTLLWVIIRSFMIPTHPMVQEFIPNARQAWLAGFIEGFNTMDLLAAFFFCSIVLISLRQLVAEEKHPTEEEIPLSFQGISKKNKRSLALGFFLAAILLGMTYLGFVLSAARHAGLLVNVSKGHILGRISAIALGPNSILAGVSVFIACLTTEIALVGIVADFLARVVSFKKLNYASAVICTLIPTYLISILNFETISHLLLPLLQLSYPALIVLACGNIAYKLWNFRYSPVLFYLTLSLTIVLKLVN comes from the coding sequence ATGAAAAAAAACGCATCTCATAAAACAAATGATAAAAAAAGTTTGTCCATTTGGTCTATTGGAGGATCTATTTTTGCTATGTTCTTCGGAGCTGGCAATATTGTCTTTCCCTTAGCTCTGGGATACCACTACAATGCGCATCCCTGGTCTGCCTATTTCGGCATGATGCTTACTGCTGTATGCGTTCCTCTTTTAGGTCTAGTCAGTATGCTATTCTATTCTGGAGACTACCAGAAGTTCTTTTTCTCGATAGGAAGAATTCCAGGGATGATTTTTATTACGGCTATTATACTTTTGATAGGCCCCTTCGGTGGAATCCCTCGAGCCATTGCAGTATCTCATGCCACATTGATTTCACTATCCGAGCATAAGAGTGCTTTCATTCCCTCTTTGCCTATTTTTAGTGCGATTTGCTGTGTGCTTATCTATATCTTCTCATGCAAGCTCAGCCGTTTAATTCAATGGCTAGGATCTGTATTTTTCCCGATTATGTTGGTTACCTTACTTTGGGTCATCATCCGCAGTTTTATGATTCCTACCCACCCCATGGTTCAAGAATTTATTCCGAACGCACGTCAAGCTTGGTTGGCAGGATTCATTGAAGGGTTCAATACTATGGATTTACTTGCAGCGTTTTTCTTCTGCTCCATAGTTTTGATCTCTCTACGTCAGCTCGTAGCTGAAGAGAAACATCCTACAGAGGAAGAAATCCCTCTTAGTTTTCAAGGTATTAGCAAAAAAAATAAGCGTTCCTTAGCTTTAGGTTTCTTTCTTGCTGCGATCTTACTAGGAATGACCTATCTTGGATTTGTTTTATCTGCTGCACGTCATGCGGGCTTACTTGTGAATGTAAGTAAAGGTCATATTCTGGGAAGGATCTCTGCGATTGCATTAGGGCCAAATAGCATTCTCGCAGGAGTCAGCGTTTTCATTGCCTGTCTAACTACGGAAATTGCTTTAGTAGGTATTGTTGCAGATTTTCTAGCTCGTGTAGTTTCCTTTAAGAAACTGAACTATGCTTCAGCAGTAATTTGTACTCTTATCCCCACCTATTTAATTTCTATTTTGAATTTTGAAACTATAAGTCACCTACTCTTGCCTTTGCTACAACTTAGCTATCCAGCTTTGATTGTACTGGCTTGTGGAAACATTGCCTACAAGTTATGGAATTTCCGATACTCCCCAGTCTTGTTTTATTTAACCCTCTCTCTTACAATTGTTTTAAAGTTAGTGAATTAA